A section of the Elizabethkingia anophelis R26 genome encodes:
- a CDS encoding nuclear transport factor 2 family protein: MRKGFILILGLVFNLFFSQNSETEAVKAGVNKLFIAMKNSDSTGIKSSFTKQAILQTIMKNGEVKTENIPAFTRTVAKTVKNSLEERITFSSIHIDGNLASVWTPYQFYFQGKFSHCGVNSFQMVKENGEWKIQYIIDTRRKDNCIDDSKNELIK, encoded by the coding sequence ATGCGAAAAGGCTTCATACTTATATTGGGATTAGTTTTTAATCTGTTTTTTTCTCAAAACTCAGAAACTGAAGCTGTGAAAGCTGGAGTTAACAAGCTCTTTATTGCAATGAAGAACTCTGATTCGACGGGTATTAAATCAAGTTTTACCAAGCAGGCAATTTTACAGACAATAATGAAAAACGGTGAGGTAAAGACAGAGAATATTCCTGCATTTACCAGAACTGTGGCAAAGACTGTAAAAAATTCACTGGAAGAAAGAATCACTTTTTCGTCCATTCATATCGATGGAAATCTGGCGTCTGTATGGACACCGTATCAGTTTTATTTTCAGGGTAAATTTTCACATTGTGGTGTGAATAGCTTTCAGATGGTTAAAGAAAATGGAGAGTGGAAAATACAGTATATTATCGATACCCGCAGGAAAGATAACTGTATTGATGATAGTAAAAATGAATTGATAAAATAA
- a CDS encoding DUF1543 domain-containing protein: MKLFYVILGATPEGRNIEQHDVFFGISEMLDDLIPDMKEFWKEAKIHIDCHQEVKFADGYEVKIVERGTQKSEDQLYFINLGGYKPGFFEEFHEQHLMVGTSMGEIVKRVKQTEFYQQMGFEGAVSHIDDKHGVDIDDIFNVSDILPKKMKEKYTIVLEKSNAEVQENEMHLGYFKLK, translated from the coding sequence ATGAAATTATTCTATGTAATCCTTGGTGCTACTCCTGAAGGAAGAAATATCGAACAACACGACGTATTTTTTGGAATTTCAGAGATGCTGGATGACCTTATTCCGGATATGAAAGAATTCTGGAAAGAAGCCAAAATTCATATTGACTGTCATCAGGAAGTAAAATTTGCGGATGGTTATGAAGTAAAAATTGTAGAAAGAGGAACACAAAAATCCGAAGATCAATTATATTTTATCAATCTTGGTGGTTACAAGCCTGGTTTCTTTGAAGAGTTTCACGAACAGCATTTGATGGTTGGAACCTCAATGGGAGAAATTGTAAAAAGAGTAAAGCAGACAGAATTTTATCAGCAAATGGGATTTGAAGGAGCAGTAAGCCACATTGATGATAAACATGGTGTGGATATCGACGATATCTTTAATGTCAGTGACATTCTTCCAAAGAAGATGAAAGAGAAATATACTATTGTTCTGGAAAAGAGTAATGCTGAGGTTCAGGAAAATGAAATGCATTTAGGCTATTTTAAACTTAAATAA
- the gloA2 gene encoding SMU1112c/YaeR family gloxylase I-like metalloprotein, translated as MYIHHIAIICSDYQISKKFYTEILGLNIIREVYREERQSYKLDLAIGDHYVIELFSFPDPPKRASGPESCGLRHLAFAVEDVNSKREELIKKGLVCEDVRIDEFTNKEFFFTQDPDQLPLEFYQI; from the coding sequence ATGTACATTCATCATATTGCTATTATTTGTTCGGACTATCAGATTTCCAAAAAATTTTATACCGAAATTTTAGGACTTAATATCATTCGGGAAGTTTATAGAGAGGAAAGGCAATCTTATAAATTGGATCTTGCAATAGGAGATCACTATGTTATTGAATTATTTTCCTTTCCGGATCCGCCAAAACGTGCGTCCGGGCCGGAATCTTGTGGATTAAGACATTTGGCTTTCGCTGTTGAGGATGTAAATTCCAAAAGAGAAGAATTAATAAAAAAAGGATTAGTGTGTGAAGATGTCCGTATTGACGAATTTACCAATAAAGAATTCTTTTTCACCCAAGATCCGGATCAGTTGCCGCTCGAATTTTATCAGATCTGA
- the endOF1 gene encoding endo-beta-N-acetylglucosaminidase F1, with amino-acid sequence MKKFINQFSAGLKNNILVFLTFPFVWISCARDNTIASENNNISPNAATARAAATTKANIKLFSFTEVNDTNPLNNLNFTLKNSGKPLIDMVVLFSANINYDAANDKVFVSNNPNVQHLLTNRAKYLKPLQDKGIKVILSILGNHDRSGIANLSTTRAKAFAQELKNTCDLYNLDGVFFDDEYSAYQTPPPAGFVTPSNNAAARLAYETKQAMPNKLVTVYVYSRTSSFPNTVDGVKAGSYVDYAIHDYGGSYDLATNYPGLAKSGMVMSSQEFNQGRYATAQALRNIVTKGYGGHMIFAMDPNRSNFTSDQLPALKLIAKELYGDELVYSNTPYSKDW; translated from the coding sequence ATGAAAAAATTTATCAACCAATTTTCGGCCGGCCTGAAAAACAATATCTTAGTATTCCTGACTTTTCCTTTTGTGTGGATATCGTGTGCACGAGACAACACAATAGCTTCTGAAAATAACAATATTTCACCGAATGCGGCTACCGCAAGAGCTGCAGCTACAACAAAAGCGAATATTAAATTATTCAGTTTTACAGAAGTAAATGACACCAATCCGCTTAACAATCTGAATTTTACACTAAAGAACAGTGGAAAACCTTTAATAGATATGGTTGTTCTGTTTTCTGCTAATATCAATTATGATGCAGCTAATGATAAAGTGTTTGTAAGCAATAATCCCAATGTACAACACCTGCTGACCAATCGTGCTAAATACCTGAAGCCTTTACAGGATAAAGGTATAAAAGTTATATTGAGCATTTTAGGAAACCATGACAGATCAGGTATTGCTAATCTTTCAACAACACGTGCAAAAGCATTTGCTCAGGAGCTTAAAAATACATGTGATCTGTATAATCTGGATGGCGTATTTTTCGATGATGAATATTCTGCTTATCAAACGCCGCCGCCTGCTGGTTTTGTAACGCCATCCAATAATGCTGCTGCACGTCTGGCTTACGAGACTAAACAAGCCATGCCGAATAAACTGGTAACTGTGTATGTATACAGCAGAACATCTTCTTTCCCGAATACTGTTGATGGTGTAAAAGCAGGGAGCTATGTAGACTATGCTATTCATGATTATGGTGGTAGCTATGACTTAGCTACAAATTATCCGGGGCTTGCAAAATCAGGTATGGTGATGTCTTCTCAGGAATTTAACCAGGGCAGATATGCTACAGCTCAGGCACTGAGAAATATTGTTACAAAAGGTTATGGAGGTCATATGATATTTGCAATGGATCCTAACCGCAGTAATTTCACTTCTGACCAGCTTCCTGCGCTTAAGCTTATCGCAAAAGAATTATACGGTGATGAACTGGTATATTCCAATACACCTTATTCTAAGGACTGGTAA
- a CDS encoding ABC transporter has protein sequence MNQIPAKAVFRKTNIQIWFILILAVIVVPAVIMMEKDNQKYVLSIKLFMAAIFVIGALIKLILGYIFPELTLSNKGVKIFGRELIVWNDIKRIKTVGLYAGDARLIIVKRNNKRITEDFKNLNTNSYKLALIARSFAKKYKTRDILLLLNNIKQPV, from the coding sequence ATGAATCAGATCCCGGCAAAAGCAGTATTTAGGAAAACAAATATTCAAATCTGGTTTATTTTGATTCTGGCTGTAATTGTTGTACCTGCTGTAATAATGATGGAGAAGGATAACCAGAAGTATGTATTAAGTATAAAGCTTTTTATGGCTGCTATTTTTGTTATTGGAGCCCTTATAAAATTGATTCTTGGCTATATATTTCCTGAACTGACATTGAGTAATAAAGGTGTGAAAATTTTCGGTAGAGAATTAATTGTCTGGAATGATATCAAAAGAATTAAAACTGTCGGACTGTATGCTGGAGATGCACGGCTAATTATTGTAAAGAGAAATAATAAAAGAATTACGGAGGATTTTAAAAATCTTAATACAAATAGCTATAAGCTGGCATTGATAGCCCGTTCTTTTGCTAAGAAATATAAAACAAGAGATATTCTCTTGCTATTAAATAATATTAAACAACCTGTCTGA
- a CDS encoding DUF2867 domain-containing protein: MKTFPSVSALIKQKFDYIDVYFQEVKTEKNICPEDLGKAFFTSDIPWVKKLFTLRNKLVAVFGLKGSDKKSKIIQQAEQSDFAVGERFGLFKVLDKKEKEIILGEDDKHLDFKVSLLYAQPENKIYISTGVQYHNFFGRLYFFFVKPFHRLVVKSMLNSMATSFA; encoded by the coding sequence ATGAAAACATTTCCTTCTGTCTCAGCATTAATTAAGCAGAAATTTGATTATATCGATGTTTATTTCCAGGAGGTGAAAACTGAAAAAAATATCTGCCCTGAAGATTTAGGAAAGGCTTTCTTTACAAGCGACATTCCTTGGGTGAAAAAACTTTTTACACTGCGCAATAAGCTGGTTGCAGTATTCGGATTAAAAGGATCTGATAAGAAAAGTAAAATTATCCAGCAGGCAGAGCAATCGGATTTTGCTGTAGGTGAAAGGTTTGGATTGTTTAAAGTTCTGGATAAAAAAGAAAAAGAAATTATTCTGGGCGAAGATGATAAACATCTGGATTTTAAAGTTTCCTTACTCTATGCTCAACCAGAAAACAAAATTTATATTTCCACTGGTGTGCAGTATCATAATTTCTTTGGAAGGCTTTACTTTTTCTTTGTTAAACCTTTTCACAGATTGGTTGTAAAGTCTATGTTGAACTCTATGGCAACAAGCTTTGCTTGA
- a CDS encoding subclass B3 metallo-beta-lactamase GOB-20 produces MRNFVILFFMFICLGLNAQVVKEPENMPKEWNQTYEPFRIAGNLYYVGTYDLASYLIVTDKGNILINTGTAESLPIIKANIQKLGFNYKDIKILLLTQAHYDHTGALQDLKTETGAKFYADKEDADVLRTGGKSDYEMGKYGVTFKPVTPDKTLKDQDKITLGNTILTLLHHPGHTKGSCSFIFETKDEKRKYRVLIANMPSVIVDKKFSEVTAYPNIQSDYAYTFKAMKNLDFDIWVASHASQFDLHEKRKEGDPYNPQLFMDKQSYFQNLNDLEKSYLNKIKKDSQDK; encoded by the coding sequence ATGAGAAATTTTGTTATACTGTTTTTCATGTTCATTTGCTTGGGCTTGAATGCTCAGGTAGTAAAAGAACCTGAAAATATGCCCAAAGAATGGAACCAGACTTATGAACCCTTCAGAATTGCAGGTAATTTATATTACGTAGGAACCTATGATTTGGCTTCTTACCTTATTGTGACAGACAAAGGCAATATTCTCATTAATACAGGAACGGCAGAATCGCTTCCAATAATAAAAGCAAATATCCAAAAGCTCGGGTTTAATTATAAAGACATTAAGATCTTGCTGCTTACTCAGGCTCACTACGACCATACAGGTGCATTACAAGATCTTAAAACAGAAACCGGTGCAAAATTCTATGCCGATAAAGAAGATGCTGATGTCCTGAGAACAGGGGGGAAGTCCGATTATGAAATGGGAAAATATGGGGTGACATTTAAACCTGTTACTCCGGATAAAACATTGAAAGATCAGGATAAAATAACACTGGGAAATACAATCCTGACTTTGCTTCATCATCCCGGACATACAAAAGGTTCCTGTAGTTTTATTTTTGAAACAAAAGACGAGAAGAGAAAATATAGAGTTTTGATAGCTAATATGCCCTCCGTTATTGTTGATAAGAAATTTTCTGAAGTTACCGCATATCCAAATATTCAGTCCGATTATGCATATACTTTCAAAGCAATGAAGAATCTGGATTTTGATATTTGGGTGGCCTCCCATGCAAGTCAGTTCGATCTCCATGAAAAACGTAAAGAAGGAGATCCGTACAATCCGCAATTGTTTATGGATAAGCAAAGCTATTTCCAAAACCTTAATGATTTGGAAAAAAGCTATCTCAACAAAATAAAAAAAGATTCCCAAGATAAATAA
- a CDS encoding diphosphomevalonate/mevalonate 3,5-bisphosphate decarboxylase family protein produces the protein MEKEFLGDINFNISSRTVTESCPSNIALIKYWGKYENQIPANPSISYTLNHCRTNTTMEFSEGENFSVQTFLAGNEELKFAEKIEKYFKNIEQYLPWILKGKYVIRTENTFPHSSGIASSASGFGAIAKCLMQLDAIFSGNTSEEEALKKASFLARLGSGSACRSLYNGLVVWGNTKEVEGSSDLYAVQYPNDEIHPVFKKFNDWVLLIHEGEKSVSSTVGHGLMKTNPYAERRFQEAHENFAKLKNILKTGDLEGFIKLTEHEALTLHAMMMMSDPAFILMKTGTLEVINKIWDFRRITGLPLFFTLDAGANVHLLFPNDIESDKIKIFIQQELLPFTQKGGVVKDEMRF, from the coding sequence ATGGAAAAAGAATTTTTAGGAGATATAAATTTTAATATCAGCAGCCGGACAGTTACAGAAAGCTGTCCTTCTAATATTGCCTTGATTAAGTATTGGGGGAAATATGAGAATCAGATACCTGCCAATCCAAGTATTAGTTATACACTGAACCATTGCAGAACAAATACGACAATGGAGTTTTCAGAAGGAGAAAACTTTTCGGTACAAACATTTTTGGCCGGAAATGAAGAGTTGAAGTTTGCTGAGAAAATTGAAAAATATTTCAAAAATATAGAACAATATTTACCATGGATTCTGAAAGGTAAATATGTGATAAGAACCGAAAATACTTTTCCACACAGTTCAGGTATAGCAAGTTCGGCTTCAGGATTTGGTGCTATTGCAAAATGCCTGATGCAACTGGATGCAATTTTTTCGGGAAATACAAGTGAAGAAGAAGCATTGAAAAAAGCTTCATTTCTGGCAAGGCTGGGAAGCGGAAGCGCTTGCCGTAGTCTGTACAACGGCCTAGTGGTATGGGGTAATACAAAAGAAGTAGAAGGAAGTTCGGATTTGTACGCTGTACAATATCCAAATGATGAAATTCATCCGGTATTCAAAAAATTTAATGACTGGGTACTATTAATCCATGAAGGAGAAAAAAGTGTTTCCTCTACAGTAGGACATGGTCTGATGAAAACAAACCCATATGCAGAAAGACGTTTCCAGGAAGCACATGAAAACTTTGCTAAGCTTAAAAATATTCTGAAAACAGGAGATCTGGAAGGTTTTATAAAGCTTACGGAGCACGAAGCACTTACATTGCATGCAATGATGATGATGAGTGATCCTGCTTTTATTCTAATGAAGACCGGAACCCTTGAAGTGATTAACAAAATATGGGATTTCCGTAGAATTACCGGGTTACCTCTATTCTTTACACTGGACGCAGGGGCTAATGTCCATCTGTTGTTCCCGAATGATATTGAAAGTGATAAAATAAAAATATTTATTCAGCAGGAGCTTTTACCTTTTACCCAAAAAGGAGGAGTGGTAAAAGATGAAATGCGCTTCTAA
- a CDS encoding AMP-dependent synthetase/ligase, translating to MNLAQSIITRNLEKHALKAAVGFKKENQWKELSWKKFSEMIAKTANALKAAGIQENDSVAIYSDNSAEWITFDLAILSLGAITVPIYSTNNAEQAEYIINDSQSKIILAGNQEQYNTCYELLQRNEYLKTIVVAKNKVIGKKENTVFLREFIADRPSTFEFCPKEDDDTATLIYTSGTTGIPKGVMITHGNFRKEFDAHFEFFKFKNFEDELSLAFLPLTHVFERSWSLLSLYGGAKVYFLEDPKNIAHALIEVKPTMMCTVPRFFQKVYAGIHDVVEKSSPTKKKIFNWSLGIGKQYAELKRTEKEIPFGLKAKHGLADLLVFSKMKEKLGGRLWFTPCGGASISPEVTEFFDAIGLHLTVGYGLTETTATLSLFPFTNYKYGTCGKILPGVEIRIGAENEIQARGSGIMKGYFNKPEETKTVFTEDGWFKTGDAGNIDDQGNLTITERIKDLLKTSNGKYIAPQQVENILSNNNYIQQVMVVAEGRQFVSALIVPNFEFLKGELSKMNIPFTSWNEIVKDEAINKLYKTKIEEFQTSLASFEKVKKFVLMPAEFEIGSGEITPTLKIKRKVVSEKYKDLIEQMYS from the coding sequence ATGAATTTAGCACAATCAATTATCACCCGAAACCTGGAAAAGCATGCGCTGAAAGCTGCTGTAGGTTTTAAAAAAGAAAACCAGTGGAAAGAACTTAGCTGGAAAAAATTTAGCGAAATGATTGCTAAAACAGCTAATGCGCTTAAAGCTGCCGGGATTCAGGAAAATGACAGCGTAGCTATTTATTCAGATAATTCCGCTGAATGGATAACTTTTGATCTGGCTATTTTATCCTTAGGTGCTATTACCGTTCCTATTTACTCTACCAATAATGCAGAGCAGGCGGAATATATTATCAACGACTCGCAATCCAAAATAATTCTGGCAGGTAATCAGGAACAGTACAATACTTGTTATGAGTTATTACAACGCAATGAATATTTGAAAACCATTGTTGTTGCTAAAAATAAAGTAATAGGAAAAAAGGAAAATACAGTCTTTCTTCGTGAATTTATTGCAGATCGGCCTTCAACTTTTGAATTCTGTCCAAAGGAAGATGATGATACAGCAACATTGATATATACTTCCGGAACAACAGGAATACCAAAAGGTGTAATGATTACACACGGAAATTTCCGTAAGGAGTTCGATGCTCATTTTGAGTTTTTTAAATTTAAAAACTTTGAAGACGAACTTTCACTAGCCTTTCTTCCACTGACGCACGTTTTTGAAAGAAGTTGGTCACTTCTGAGTTTATATGGTGGTGCAAAAGTTTATTTTCTGGAAGACCCTAAAAATATTGCACATGCACTAATCGAGGTAAAGCCTACGATGATGTGTACCGTTCCAAGATTTTTCCAAAAAGTATATGCCGGTATCCATGATGTAGTAGAGAAAAGTTCTCCGACCAAGAAAAAAATATTTAATTGGTCATTGGGAATAGGTAAACAATATGCGGAACTAAAGAGAACTGAAAAAGAAATTCCTTTTGGATTAAAAGCTAAACACGGATTAGCAGATTTGCTGGTTTTTAGTAAGATGAAAGAAAAATTGGGCGGAAGACTGTGGTTTACACCTTGTGGCGGAGCCTCAATTTCACCAGAGGTTACAGAATTTTTCGATGCTATAGGACTTCACCTTACTGTAGGTTACGGTCTTACAGAGACTACAGCTACACTTTCGCTTTTCCCTTTTACAAATTATAAATATGGTACCTGCGGTAAAATATTACCGGGAGTAGAGATAAGAATCGGAGCCGAAAATGAAATACAGGCCAGAGGAAGTGGCATCATGAAAGGTTACTTCAACAAGCCGGAAGAAACTAAAACTGTTTTTACTGAAGATGGCTGGTTCAAAACTGGTGATGCCGGAAATATTGATGATCAGGGCAACCTGACTATTACGGAAAGAATAAAGGATTTATTGAAAACATCAAACGGAAAATATATAGCACCTCAGCAAGTGGAAAATATATTGTCCAATAACAATTACATCCAACAGGTAATGGTTGTGGCAGAAGGGAGACAGTTTGTTTCTGCTTTAATTGTACCCAATTTTGAATTTCTCAAAGGAGAACTGAGTAAAATGAATATTCCTTTTACCAGCTGGAATGAAATTGTAAAAGATGAAGCAATAAATAAACTGTACAAAACTAAAATAGAAGAATTTCAGACCTCTCTGGCATCATTTGAAAAAGTGAAGAAATTTGTTCTGATGCCTGCAGAATTTGAAATCGGAAGTGGTGAGATTACGCCAACTTTAAAAATTAAGAGAAAGGTTGTTTCAGAGAAATACAAAGACCTTATTGAACAGATGTACAGTTAA
- a CDS encoding NAD-dependent epimerase/dehydratase family protein, giving the protein MVLVTGATGILGRVIALKLLEKGFNVKATKRPSSNINDVKHSWHAYTDKAEEYFNKIQWVDADFDDTDSLQHALEGVTEVYHCAARVSFNPKFRRELYHTNIDGTKNLLYACEGSSVNKFCFISSIAVLDGFNENGELDEDSDFKHALEHSAYAKSKHFSEMEVWRASAEGLNTVIVLPGIILGTGNWEASSGKLFNSFEVTPYTFSGSSAYVDARDVADISIALMEKNIFGERFITISETRTYKSFSEKVRSKLGLSAPKIIPDGLLHFSRIFGKLGFLIPPLKMLNKANIEAITAHNKISNKKIKDQLGYQFIPLDESIDFHLNNYIKDKKLKS; this is encoded by the coding sequence ATGGTTTTAGTTACCGGAGCAACAGGAATATTAGGAAGAGTCATTGCACTGAAACTTTTAGAAAAAGGTTTCAATGTAAAGGCTACAAAACGTCCGTCGAGTAATATCAACGATGTGAAACATTCCTGGCATGCCTATACAGATAAAGCGGAAGAGTATTTTAATAAAATACAATGGGTAGATGCTGATTTTGATGATACTGATTCCTTGCAACATGCATTGGAAGGTGTTACAGAGGTATATCACTGTGCCGCAAGAGTAAGCTTTAATCCTAAATTCAGAAGAGAATTGTACCATACCAATATTGATGGTACCAAAAATTTGCTTTATGCCTGTGAAGGATCTTCGGTAAATAAATTCTGCTTTATAAGTTCTATAGCTGTTTTAGACGGATTTAATGAAAACGGAGAATTGGATGAAGACTCCGATTTTAAGCATGCCTTAGAGCATTCAGCGTATGCCAAATCCAAGCATTTTTCGGAAATGGAGGTTTGGCGTGCTTCTGCAGAAGGATTGAATACTGTAATTGTACTTCCGGGGATTATTCTGGGAACAGGAAATTGGGAGGCAAGTAGTGGTAAATTATTCAATTCTTTTGAAGTAACACCTTATACATTTTCCGGTAGTTCTGCTTATGTAGATGCAAGAGATGTAGCCGATATATCCATAGCCCTTATGGAAAAGAATATTTTTGGAGAACGTTTTATTACCATAAGCGAAACCCGAACTTATAAAAGCTTTTCCGAGAAAGTACGCAGCAAATTAGGACTTTCCGCTCCTAAGATTATTCCGGATGGTTTGTTACATTTTTCCAGAATTTTCGGGAAATTAGGATTCCTTATTCCTCCTCTTAAAATGCTTAATAAAGCTAATATAGAGGCTATAACAGCACATAATAAAATATCTAATAAAAAGATAAAAGATCAGCTGGGTTATCAGTTTATCCCGCTTGACGAAAGTATAGACTTTCACCTGAATAATTATATTAAAGACAAAAAACTGAAGTCCTAA
- a CDS encoding alpha/beta fold hydrolase, whose translation MEILHSKIYGQDKTGTPLLVFHGLFGMLDNWGSFGREFGELMPVHLIDLRNHGKSFHSEEMTIDAMVNDVQVYMDYYGLEKVYLLGHSLGGKVVMQYAITNPEKVEKLIVADMAPKAYPPHHQGIFKALNSVDLNQVTSRQEVEEELKKYIPEIGVIQFLLKNLYWTEDKKLSWRFNLHVLTDKYTTFVTNAVKYGVYNGPVLFLAGANSNYILPQDGLLIRQQFPNSEVKKIANAGHWVQAENPKDFNAAVKEFLTQ comes from the coding sequence GTGGAAATTTTACATTCAAAAATATACGGACAAGATAAAACCGGAACACCATTATTGGTGTTTCATGGTTTATTCGGAATGTTGGACAACTGGGGATCTTTCGGGCGTGAATTTGGCGAATTAATGCCGGTGCACCTTATTGATCTTCGTAATCATGGGAAAAGCTTCCATTCCGAAGAAATGACCATAGATGCAATGGTAAATGATGTTCAGGTTTACATGGATTATTACGGACTGGAGAAAGTTTATTTGTTAGGTCATTCCCTTGGTGGGAAAGTGGTAATGCAGTATGCTATTACCAATCCTGAAAAAGTAGAAAAACTTATTGTAGCCGATATGGCGCCAAAAGCATACCCGCCGCATCATCAGGGGATTTTTAAAGCACTGAATAGTGTAGATTTGAATCAGGTAACCAGCAGACAGGAAGTAGAAGAAGAGCTGAAAAAATATATCCCGGAGATTGGTGTTATCCAATTCCTTCTGAAAAACTTATACTGGACAGAAGATAAAAAGTTAAGCTGGAGATTTAACCTTCATGTACTTACAGATAAGTACACTACTTTTGTAACAAATGCAGTAAAATATGGAGTTTATAACGGACCTGTTTTATTCTTAGCAGGAGCAAACTCCAATTATATACTACCACAAGACGGGCTTTTGATCAGACAGCAATTCCCGAATTCTGAGGTTAAGAAAATTGCAAATGCCGGACATTGGGTGCAGGCGGAAAATCCAAAAGATTTTAACGCAGCTGTCAAAGAATTTTTAACACAATAA
- a CDS encoding pyridoxine 5'-phosphate synthase: protein MTKLSVNINKIATLRNARGGDVPSVTQIAIDAQKFGAQGITIHPRPDERHITRKDVYDLKPLVTTEFNIEGNPHRSFIDMVLDVKPEQVTLVPDADDAITSNAGWDCKTHLDKLTDIIAEFKNAGIRTSIFLDPDPAMVEYAAKTGTDRIELYTEAYATNYPKDKDAAIKPYYETALRATEFGLGINAGHDLSLDNLKYFADKIPNLLEVSIGHALISEALYLGLENTIQSYLKRLAQW, encoded by the coding sequence ATGACTAAATTAAGTGTCAATATTAATAAAATAGCAACATTGCGAAATGCAAGGGGGGGAGATGTACCGAGTGTAACACAAATAGCTATTGATGCACAAAAATTTGGAGCACAGGGAATAACAATACATCCAAGACCGGATGAAAGACATATTACCAGAAAAGATGTTTATGATCTGAAACCTCTGGTAACCACAGAATTTAATATAGAAGGAAACCCGCACCGTTCATTTATCGATATGGTACTGGATGTAAAACCCGAGCAGGTGACACTGGTACCAGATGCTGATGATGCTATAACTTCTAATGCTGGTTGGGATTGCAAAACTCATCTGGATAAACTAACAGATATTATTGCTGAATTTAAAAATGCCGGTATCAGAACTTCTATATTCTTAGATCCGGATCCAGCAATGGTAGAATATGCTGCTAAAACAGGAACAGACAGAATAGAGTTGTATACCGAAGCTTATGCTACAAACTATCCTAAAGATAAAGATGCAGCTATAAAACCTTACTATGAAACAGCATTAAGAGCTACAGAATTTGGTTTAGGCATCAATGCCGGACACGATCTTAGTTTGGATAATCTGAAGTATTTTGCAGACAAGATTCCTAACTTACTGGAAGTTTCTATTGGCCACGCACTAATTTCTGAAGCCTTATATTTGGGACTGGAAAATACAATTCAGTCTTACCTGAAGCGCTTAGCGCAGTGGTAG